In Methanothermus fervidus DSM 2088, a single genomic region encodes these proteins:
- a CDS encoding conserved hypothetical protein (COGs: COG0811 Biopolymer transport protein~KEGG: mth:MTH671 hypothetical protein~SPTR: O26767 Putative uncharacterized protein~PFAM: MotA/TolQ/ExbB proton channel family) — translation MPAVPGSEALQGIMHVVSQSLLIPAIVTLLAFVAYSVVALGGLIAEYVGRVRVDVDEIKEAIYNISNPGDPKEIIEIINNSKLPERQKEILTDIANTEDLDSRTREALARRYVEGEELKAMKSVEITDSITRLGPQVGLLGTLIPIGPGLVALGAGDITQLANHFLVAFDAAILGLASSAISFFVSKVRKRWFEEYLVNLETLAEAILEVMEQPSIK, via the coding sequence TTGCCAGCAGTCCCAGGATCAGAAGCACTCCAAGGAATTATGCATGTAGTTTCACAAAGCCTCCTAATCCCAGCAATAGTAACATTGCTGGCATTTGTTGCTTATAGTGTAGTTGCACTTGGAGGATTGATTGCTGAATATGTTGGAAGGGTTAGAGTTGATGTAGATGAAATAAAGGAAGCCATATACAACATCTCAAATCCAGGGGATCCAAAGGAGATAATAGAGATAATAAATAATTCAAAGCTCCCAGAGAGGCAAAAAGAAATATTAACAGATATTGCAAACACAGAGGACTTAGATTCAAGGACAAGAGAAGCACTTGCAAGGAGATATGTTGAAGGAGAAGAACTGAAAGCCATGAAATCTGTTGAAATAACAGATTCAATAACAAGGCTTGGTCCACAGGTAGGACTCCTCGGAACTTTAATTCCAATAGGTCCTGGATTAGTTGCTTTGGGAGCCGGAGACATAACTCAGCTAGCAAATCACTTCTTAGTTGCTTTTGATGCAGCAATACTTGGACTTGCTTCAAGTGCAATCTCTTTCTTTGTATCAAAGGTTAGGAAAAGATGGTTTGAGGAATATCTGGTTAACTTGGAAACTCTGGCTGAGGCTATATTGGAGGTGATGGAACAACCATCCATAAAATAA
- a CDS encoding LSU ribosomal protein L23P (COGs: COG0089 Ribosomal protein L23~InterPro IPR019985: IPR012677: IPR012678: IPR013025~KEGG: mth:MTH4 ribosomal protein L23a~PFAM: Ribosomal protein L25/L23~SPTR: O26112 50S ribosomal protein L23P~TIGRFAM: ribosomal protein L23~PFAM: Ribosomal protein L23~TIGRFAM: archaeal ribosomal protein L23): MVGGNMDPHKILIRPHVTEKTMDLIDNNNELVFVVNRKSNKPKIKAAFEELFSVKVERVNTHINPKGEKIAYIKLAKEHKAEDIAMKLGIL, encoded by the coding sequence ATGGTAGGTGGTAACATGGATCCCCACAAGATTCTCATAAGACCTCATGTAACAGAAAAAACTATGGATCTCATAGATAACAATAATGAATTAGTATTTGTAGTTAATAGGAAAAGTAATAAGCCAAAAATAAAAGCAGCATTTGAAGAATTATTTTCTGTAAAAGTAGAGAGAGTAAACACACATATAAACCCCAAAGGCGAAAAAATAGCTTACATTAAATTAGCAAAAGAACATAAGGCAGAAGATATTGCAATGAAATTAGGAATTCTCTAA
- a CDS encoding LSU ribosomal protein L4P (COGs: COG0088 Ribosomal protein L4~InterPro IPR013000: IPR019970: IPR002136~KEGG: mth:MTH3 50S ribosomal protein L4P~PFAM: ribosomal protein L4/L1e~SPTR: O26111 50S ribosomal protein L4P~TIGRFAM: 50S ribosomal protein L4P~PFAM: Ribosomal protein L4/L1 family~TIGRFAM: 50S ribosomal protein L4P) → MKANVYSLDGEVIEKVKLPEIFEEHLRPDLIKRAVLSIQTARIQPWGPNKMAGKRTTAVSRGAGYGIAMVPRIKTPPERAAFVPQAVGGRKAHPPKPEKIYHERINRKERRLALRSAIAATANKELVKQRGHRIDNVPEIPLIVEDKLSTLKKTRETREVFKKLGVMDDIIRAKKGRKIRSGKGKMRGRKYRKPKGPLIVVDEDRGIVLGARNHPGVDIVTVENLNVELLAPGTHPGRFTIYTKSALEKLEEMPW, encoded by the coding sequence ATGAAAGCTAATGTTTATTCATTAGATGGAGAGGTAATAGAAAAGGTGAAACTACCTGAAATATTTGAAGAACACCTTAGACCTGATTTAATAAAAAGAGCAGTATTATCAATTCAAACAGCAAGGATTCAACCTTGGGGACCTAACAAAATGGCTGGAAAAAGAACAACTGCTGTATCAAGAGGAGCCGGATATGGTATCGCCATGGTCCCAAGAATAAAAACACCTCCAGAAAGAGCAGCATTTGTTCCACAGGCTGTAGGAGGTAGAAAAGCACATCCACCTAAACCCGAAAAAATATATCATGAAAGAATAAACAGAAAAGAAAGAAGACTTGCATTAAGGTCTGCAATAGCAGCTACAGCTAATAAAGAATTAGTTAAACAGAGAGGTCATAGAATAGACAATGTTCCAGAAATTCCTTTAATAGTTGAAGATAAATTATCAACATTGAAAAAAACTAGGGAAACTAGAGAAGTATTTAAGAAATTAGGAGTGATGGATGACATTATAAGAGCCAAAAAAGGTAGAAAAATTAGATCTGGAAAAGGTAAAATGAGAGGTAGAAAATACAGAAAACCAAAGGGGCCATTAATTGTAGTGGATGAAGATAGAGGAATAGTGTTAGGAGCAAGAAACCATCCTGGTGTAGATATTGTCACTGTTGAAAATTTAAATGTTGAATTGCTGGCACCTGGTACTCATCCAGGAAGATTCACAATATATACAAAGTCAGCTTTAGAAAAATTAGAGGAGATGCCATGGTAG
- a CDS encoding LSU ribosomal protein L2P (COGs: COG0090 Ribosomal protein L2~InterPro IPR012340: IPR014726: IPR002171: IPR008991: IPR 016027~KEGG: mth:MTH5 50S ribosomal protein L2P~PFAM: ribosomal protein L2~SPTR: O26113 50S ribosomal protein L2P~PFAM: Ribosomal Proteins L2, RNA binding domain; Ribosomal Proteins L2, C-terminal domain~TIGRFAM: ribosomal protein L2, bacterial/organellar), with translation MGKRIIPQRRGRGTPTYRVASHRFKAKIKYKMMNKDKNGKLEGTVVDIIHDPGRTAPIAEVQFENGERDYILAPEGIKINDTIEVGPEASINIGNILPLKKIPEGTPVFNIENRPGDGGKLVRSSGTHASVVTHEENKVIVELPSGELKAFHPECKATIGVVAGGGRIEKPFVKAGNKYYAMKSKGKKHVKVRGVAMNPVDHPHGGGHHQHPGKPTTVSRHAPPGRKVGLIAARRTGRKKK, from the coding sequence ATGGGAAAAAGAATAATACCACAAAGAAGAGGTAGGGGTACTCCAACATACAGGGTTGCATCACATAGATTTAAAGCTAAAATAAAATATAAAATGATGAATAAAGATAAAAATGGAAAGTTAGAAGGTACTGTGGTTGACATTATTCATGATCCTGGTAGAACAGCTCCAATAGCTGAAGTCCAATTTGAAAACGGTGAAAGAGATTATATATTAGCTCCTGAAGGGATTAAAATTAATGATACAATTGAAGTTGGACCAGAAGCATCTATCAATATTGGAAATATATTGCCACTCAAAAAAATACCAGAAGGTACTCCAGTATTTAATATAGAGAATAGACCAGGAGATGGAGGTAAATTAGTTAGATCATCTGGTACACATGCATCAGTAGTTACACATGAAGAAAATAAAGTAATTGTTGAGCTACCTTCTGGTGAACTTAAAGCATTTCATCCAGAATGTAAAGCAACAATTGGTGTCGTTGCTGGAGGAGGAAGAATAGAAAAACCATTTGTCAAAGCTGGTAACAAGTATTATGCAATGAAATCAAAAGGTAAGAAACATGTCAAAGTTAGAGGCGTAGCAATGAATCCTGTGGATCACCCACATGGTGGAGGACATCACCAACATCCTGGTAAACCAACTACAGTATCTAGACATGCTCCACCTGGAAGAAAAGTTGGATTAATAGCTGCTAGAAGAACTGGAAGAAAGAAAAAATAA
- a CDS encoding Magnesium chelatase (COGs: COG1429 Cobalamin biosynthesis protein CobN and related Mg-chelatase~InterPro IPR003672~KEGG: mth:MTH673 magnesium chelatase subunit~PFAM: CobN/magnesium chelatase~PRIAM: Magnesium chelatase~SPTR: O26769 Magnesium chelatase subunit~PFAM: CobN/Magnesium Chelatase), with product MRKFLVIALFAVFLLISGAFAENVTMTDKDGNFIFENVTQKPHILWIENKDFQVNNICAEKIVLRLEPDKSNRSIVGPIDVYAEFKGTKIQGKVCLNGKGVPNIHVYDPEEINLVVFGARQSMIQAAYQLCKDYPEIKPIFIGDQNITETEIKNLIEKADIIFIGMTSTYWTIKGIYDKNPSIFSGKTVWSGIMYAESMNLTKIRGETVFKGFTLSQLQNIYDGIHAAKDQFNYILNLTRQYPNDHPIQFWLYLRLVYNNACPDDYYNGFLYMVWTHTRNDKYKKFLPIEKLKKPDYFIYRDGSLYTSFDDYKKFIDPSKPTVGIVVMYSTYSDGNIYIAEEIAKKLESKGLNTIIVVGKYYQPIFKGIQEYFWDSTKNKSRVDLIISMCAFTIGGATGSVNASDAAKFFEKLNVPVLLAIISSDVTKEEWYISEKGLSFTAVYRWLAMPELQGVSEPIIVALPKIVRDSLTGAIVKRPEILPERINKLVERACNWIKLRYKPNSEKKIAFIIYNHEAGKANIGASLLNVPETLIEILKRLKQEGYNVSEIPNNATELVNILLKKAINVATWAPGELEKLAKYAILWDANEYVNWFKKLDPLAQKWMVEGPVGYLEAIIKKAIEVNERKEIFRRIEQWKEETGNAIKNVLKDDQNKLQKALSLLDQIVQCANQLLNNTDNETWNKFYELKKELQKMEIDGLSGWGEPPGNRMVIEKDGKKYIVIPGVIFGNIFIGPEPLAGYIGDEAALYHCQVLPRPHQFLAFYAWLENVFKADAEIHVGKHAKYEWSVLRQTALGPDDTPDICVGNVPQPYIYIVDDIGEGLQAKRRGSAIIVDHRVPALRNSNLYGNLTELANLINQYRQSSPENKDLRSNIISILKQEVKKRGIDKELDINLDNITDDELVEAVDDYLSDMTSMYMYYGLTTFGRPFNDEELSYMVSAMLSIDGTNYTALPNLIGKIKGINYDKATALIKDEINNQCIEICKKLISGKSVDELARELTNNQTLQEEIIKTLKAGLKYLDLFKQCPICEMNNLINCLNGGFVPPRIGNDPLRNPDSLPTGANFYGIDPSLVPTRAAYQLGSKLANMTIQKLGKVPEKIGMILFAVETQRDQGANIAFVLYMMGVKPIYNPAGRVQGVEAIPLSELGRPRVDVIIQSSGLFRDLFSYSVVNVLDIGARVALAASYNTIIKKYPELQAELDKAMKPLIERNILKKGDDPIEMNYIAKHWIELVKKGYDGDLAISRVFTEPVGDYGTRIAEAVEQASTWKDRDKLATLYLTRMCHVYSNTNWGIANRNLFEDLLKGTEAVFHTRTSNAYGIVDNDDWAQYLGGLSLAVEKVNGWKAPAAYILEYSNPARPCVEPLSYAIGREIRARYLNPEWIKGMMKEGYAGARQFSEKFVSYVWLWDAVTPHAIHDEQWNEIVNVYVKDIYNLGLKQFFNTHNPWARQSLIATALVAAYKGFWKADRETLTFLAREYIESVNKYGVTCCHHTCGYIDLNNFIVRISNMPLPSLQKFAAAFAEATGVKLSIPGIPTSIPGAPSQLGAPTALGRVGIGTAATRGVSPGISGPSGRVGGEIGTRGAAQAAGAASKSSSESGATGKAGITGAAAGKGAGKAYEITPVSKGIGSPSSVPFAGIIGVIILIALIAAGYLLRRPER from the coding sequence TTGAGGAAGTTTTTAGTGATTGCATTGTTTGCAGTGTTTTTATTGATTTCAGGAGCTTTTGCTGAAAATGTGACTATGACTGATAAAGATGGTAATTTTATTTTTGAAAATGTAACACAAAAACCTCACATACTTTGGATTGAAAATAAAGACTTTCAAGTAAATAATATATGTGCAGAGAAAATTGTGTTAAGATTAGAACCTGATAAAAGCAATAGAAGTATAGTAGGTCCTATAGATGTATATGCAGAATTTAAGGGAACAAAAATACAAGGAAAAGTTTGTTTAAATGGTAAAGGTGTCCCAAACATACATGTCTATGATCCAGAAGAAATAAATTTGGTAGTGTTTGGTGCTAGACAATCAATGATTCAAGCTGCTTATCAACTTTGTAAAGATTATCCCGAAATTAAACCTATTTTTATTGGAGACCAAAATATTACAGAAACTGAAATAAAGAATTTGATAGAAAAAGCAGATATTATTTTCATAGGCATGACAAGTACTTATTGGACAATAAAAGGAATTTATGACAAAAATCCTAGTATTTTCAGTGGTAAAACTGTTTGGTCAGGCATTATGTATGCTGAAAGCATGAATCTAACAAAAATCAGAGGCGAAACTGTTTTTAAAGGTTTTACATTAAGTCAACTACAAAACATCTATGATGGAATTCACGCTGCCAAAGATCAATTTAATTATATACTGAATTTAACAAGGCAGTACCCAAATGACCATCCAATTCAATTCTGGTTATATTTAAGACTTGTATACAACAATGCGTGTCCAGATGATTACTACAATGGTTTTCTATACATGGTGTGGACACATACAAGAAATGATAAATACAAGAAATTTTTACCAATTGAAAAATTGAAAAAGCCTGATTACTTTATTTACAGAGATGGATCATTGTATACTAGTTTTGATGATTACAAAAAATTTATAGATCCTTCAAAACCAACAGTTGGAATTGTAGTGATGTATTCAACTTATAGTGATGGAAATATATACATAGCTGAAGAAATAGCGAAAAAACTTGAATCAAAGGGTTTAAATACAATAATAGTTGTTGGAAAATATTATCAACCAATATTTAAAGGCATACAAGAATATTTCTGGGATTCCACAAAAAATAAAAGCAGAGTAGATTTAATAATTTCGATGTGTGCTTTCACAATTGGAGGAGCTACTGGCAGTGTAAACGCAAGTGATGCAGCCAAATTTTTTGAAAAACTTAATGTACCTGTATTATTAGCAATAATATCTTCTGATGTAACAAAGGAAGAATGGTATATATCAGAAAAAGGTTTAAGTTTTACAGCAGTTTATCGTTGGCTTGCAATGCCTGAACTACAAGGTGTATCAGAGCCAATTATCGTTGCTCTTCCCAAAATTGTTAGGGATTCACTAACAGGTGCAATTGTTAAAAGACCAGAAATTTTACCAGAGAGAATAAATAAATTAGTTGAAAGGGCATGCAATTGGATTAAATTAAGATATAAACCAAATTCTGAAAAAAAGATAGCATTTATCATTTATAACCATGAGGCAGGTAAAGCAAACATAGGTGCATCTCTCCTAAATGTTCCAGAAACATTGATAGAAATTTTGAAAAGATTAAAACAGGAAGGCTACAATGTAAGTGAAATTCCAAACAATGCTACTGAACTTGTCAACATTTTACTTAAGAAAGCTATAAATGTGGCTACTTGGGCACCTGGTGAACTAGAAAAATTAGCTAAGTATGCAATACTTTGGGATGCTAACGAATATGTAAATTGGTTTAAAAAACTTGATCCTCTAGCACAAAAATGGATGGTTGAAGGTCCTGTAGGGTACTTAGAAGCAATAATTAAAAAAGCTATCGAAGTAAATGAGAGAAAAGAAATATTTAGAAGAATAGAACAATGGAAGGAAGAAACTGGAAACGCAATAAAAAATGTACTAAAAGATGATCAAAATAAACTACAAAAAGCCTTGTCACTTCTAGATCAAATAGTGCAATGTGCAAATCAGTTGCTTAACAACACAGACAATGAAACCTGGAACAAATTTTATGAGTTAAAAAAGGAATTACAAAAGATGGAGATTGATGGACTAAGTGGATGGGGAGAACCACCTGGTAACAGAATGGTTATTGAGAAAGATGGCAAAAAATACATTGTAATTCCTGGAGTAATATTTGGAAATATATTCATTGGTCCTGAACCATTGGCAGGCTATATAGGGGACGAAGCTGCTTTATACCATTGTCAAGTACTTCCAAGACCACACCAATTTTTAGCATTTTATGCATGGCTTGAAAATGTTTTCAAAGCAGACGCAGAAATACATGTTGGTAAACATGCTAAATATGAGTGGAGTGTCCTTAGACAAACAGCATTAGGTCCCGATGACACACCTGACATTTGTGTTGGAAATGTGCCTCAACCCTACATCTATATAGTAGATGATATAGGTGAAGGTTTACAAGCAAAAAGAAGAGGATCAGCAATAATTGTTGACCATAGAGTTCCTGCATTAAGAAATTCAAACCTTTACGGTAATTTAACAGAATTAGCAAACCTAATTAATCAATATAGACAAAGCAGTCCAGAAAATAAAGATTTAAGATCAAACATAATTTCAATTTTGAAACAAGAAGTTAAAAAACGTGGAATAGATAAAGAACTTGACATAAACCTTGATAACATCACTGACGATGAACTAGTGGAAGCTGTAGATGATTATCTATCAGATATGACAAGTATGTATATGTACTATGGATTAACAACGTTTGGTAGGCCTTTCAACGATGAAGAACTCTCATATATGGTATCAGCAATGCTTTCCATTGATGGAACAAATTATACAGCGCTGCCAAATTTAATTGGAAAAATTAAAGGCATAAATTATGATAAAGCTACAGCACTAATAAAAGATGAAATTAACAATCAATGTATAGAAATTTGTAAAAAGTTAATTTCAGGAAAATCTGTAGACGAACTAGCGAGGGAATTAACTAATAATCAAACCTTACAAGAGGAAATAATAAAAACTTTAAAAGCAGGTCTAAAATATCTTGATCTTTTCAAACAGTGTCCAATATGTGAAATGAACAATCTTATCAATTGCTTGAATGGCGGATTTGTACCACCAAGGATTGGAAATGATCCTCTAAGAAATCCAGATTCATTGCCAACAGGTGCCAATTTTTATGGTATTGATCCATCTTTAGTTCCTACGAGAGCTGCATACCAATTAGGTTCAAAGCTGGCAAACATGACAATCCAAAAATTAGGAAAAGTACCAGAGAAAATTGGAATGATATTATTCGCTGTAGAAACTCAAAGAGATCAGGGAGCAAATATCGCATTTGTACTTTATATGATGGGTGTAAAACCAATTTATAATCCTGCAGGTAGAGTACAAGGTGTTGAAGCAATTCCACTTTCTGAATTAGGAAGACCCAGAGTTGACGTAATAATACAGAGCAGCGGATTATTTAGAGATCTCTTCAGCTATTCTGTTGTCAATGTTTTAGATATTGGAGCTAGAGTAGCATTGGCAGCATCGTATAACACCATTATTAAGAAATATCCTGAACTCCAGGCTGAATTAGATAAGGCAATGAAACCATTAATAGAAAGAAATATTCTTAAAAAAGGAGATGACCCAATAGAAATGAATTATATTGCAAAACATTGGATAGAACTCGTCAAGAAAGGATATGATGGGGATTTGGCTATATCAAGAGTTTTCACAGAGCCTGTTGGTGATTATGGAACAAGAATAGCTGAAGCTGTAGAACAGGCAAGCACTTGGAAAGATAGAGACAAACTTGCCACCCTTTACTTAACAAGAATGTGCCATGTTTACTCAAACACTAACTGGGGTATTGCAAATAGAAATCTATTTGAAGATTTATTAAAAGGAACTGAAGCTGTATTCCACACTCGTACAAGTAATGCCTATGGAATTGTAGATAATGATGATTGGGCCCAATATCTAGGTGGTCTTTCATTAGCTGTAGAAAAAGTTAATGGATGGAAAGCACCTGCAGCTTATATACTTGAATATAGTAATCCTGCTAGACCATGTGTAGAACCACTTTCATATGCTATAGGTAGGGAAATTAGGGCAAGATATCTCAACCCAGAATGGATTAAAGGAATGATGAAAGAAGGATATGCCGGAGCTAGACAGTTTAGTGAAAAATTTGTTTCATATGTTTGGTTATGGGATGCAGTTACTCCACATGCAATCCACGACGAACAATGGAATGAAATTGTCAATGTTTACGTCAAAGACATCTACAACCTAGGCCTTAAACAATTCTTCAACACCCATAACCCCTGGGCAAGACAATCATTAATAGCTACGGCATTAGTGGCAGCATACAAAGGATTCTGGAAAGCAGATAGAGAAACTTTAACTTTCCTAGCAAGAGAATACATTGAAAGTGTCAATAAGTATGGAGTTACATGCTGCCATCACACATGTGGCTATATCGACCTAAACAACTTCATAGTTAGAATATCAAATATGCCACTTCCATCATTACAAAAATTTGCAGCTGCATTTGCAGAAGCTACTGGAGTTAAGTTATCAATCCCTGGAATTCCAACATCCATTCCAGGAGCACCATCACAACTAGGAGCTCCAACTGCATTAGGAAGAGTAGGAATTGGAACTGCAGCAACAAGGGGAGTTTCACCAGGAATTTCAGGTCCTTCAGGTAGAGTTGGTGGTGAAATTGGTACAAGAGGAGCAGCTCAAGCTGCTGGAGCTGCAAGTAAATCCTCATCAGAATCAGGTGCTACAGGTAAAGCAGGAATTACAGGTGCTGCAGCAGGTAAAGGAGCAGGAAAAGCATATGAGATTACACCAGTGTCTAAAGGAATTGGAAGTCCATCATCAGTGCCATTCGCAGGAATAATCGGAGTTATAATATTGATTGCATTAATAGCAGCAGGATATCTATTGAGGAGGCCTGAGCGATAG
- a CDS encoding Protein of unknown function DUF171 (COGs: COG2106 conserved hypothetical protein~InterPro IPR016027: IPR003750~KEGG: mth:MTH1 hypothetical protein~PFAM: Protein of unknown function DUF171~SPTR: O26109 Conserved protein~PFAM: Uncharacterized ACR, COG2106) has translation MVSILSIFIPDSLTIESKDKKIKTYKVGIIGRTAAIFRVNEIIIYHDEFGNSKEGKFIKDILTYMDTPQYLRKDIFPLTNNLRYVGVLPPLRTPHHPTGQPKVGELRQGLTLKSTKKGTIVNIGAKRLALCKEKLPIYKVYTFRIKKLGKRILVERDIPENVYWGYKVKYINKPIEKAIKMKKYDSIIATSRKGVPITFVLEEIENIIHNTHHLAILFGGPYKGLPTTLDREIDMKINTIPNQGTETVRTEEAVLATLSIFNMLQHKK, from the coding sequence ATGGTCTCTATTCTATCGATTTTTATTCCGGATTCCCTAACAATTGAATCTAAGGATAAAAAAATAAAAACTTATAAGGTTGGAATAATTGGAAGAACAGCAGCAATATTCAGAGTCAATGAAATAATCATATATCATGATGAATTTGGAAATAGTAAGGAAGGAAAGTTCATTAAAGATATTTTAACATATATGGATACACCACAATATTTACGTAAAGATATTTTTCCATTAACTAATAATTTAAGATATGTAGGTGTACTCCCACCACTCAGGACTCCCCACCATCCTACTGGACAACCAAAGGTCGGTGAATTAAGGCAAGGATTGACACTTAAAAGCACGAAAAAAGGAACTATTGTAAATATAGGAGCTAAACGATTAGCTCTTTGTAAAGAAAAGTTACCTATCTATAAAGTTTATACTTTTCGTATCAAAAAACTTGGAAAAAGAATTTTAGTTGAAAGAGACATTCCAGAAAATGTCTATTGGGGATACAAAGTAAAATACATTAATAAACCTATAGAAAAAGCGATTAAAATGAAAAAATATGATTCAATAATAGCTACATCACGTAAAGGTGTTCCAATAACTTTTGTTCTCGAAGAAATAGAAAATATTATACATAATACTCATCATTTAGCAATATTATTTGGAGGACCATACAAAGGTTTACCAACAACTTTAGATAGAGAGATAGATATGAAAATAAACACTATACCAAACCAAGGTACTGAAACCGTAAGAACTGAAGAAGCAGTTTTAGCGACATTGTCAATATTCAATATGTTGCAACATAAAAAATAG
- a CDS encoding LSU ribosomal protein L3P (COGs: COG0087 Ribosomal protein L3~InterPro IPR019926: IPR019928: IPR009000: IPR000597~KEGG: mth:MTH2 50S ribosomal protein L3P~PFAM: ribosomal protein L3~SPTR: O26110 50S ribosomal protein L3P~TIGRFAM: ribosomal protein L3~PFAM: Ribosomal protein L3~TIGRFAM: archaeal ribosomal protein L3) encodes MAKHHRPRRGSLAFSPRKRASRETPRIKSWPEIKDTCLLAAAGYKVGMTHVMAIDNKKNSPTEGMEVFTPVTIIETPPLTVMGIRAYERTSRGLKTLTDVLADDLKEDLERRINLPKNYDKDKALDKIEENKDYIEEVRVLVHTNPRLVTGVPKKKPEIFECGLGGKDPQEKLEYALELLGKDVKISEIFSEGEYVDTIAVTKGKGFQGPVKRWGIKIQNAKTARSGKGRHIGSLGPWTPSRTMWRVPQAGQTGYHRRTEYNKMIMKIGTSDEVEKINPKGGFIRYGLVRNDYLLVKGSVPGPTKRLIMLRKAIRPKVRQEKPPEITYIHKAS; translated from the coding sequence ATGGCTAAGCATCATCGTCCAAGAAGGGGTTCCTTAGCATTTAGCCCAAGAAAGAGAGCATCAAGAGAAACCCCAAGAATAAAATCCTGGCCTGAAATTAAGGACACGTGTTTGTTAGCTGCAGCTGGATATAAAGTTGGCATGACACATGTAATGGCAATAGACAATAAAAAAAATTCACCTACTGAAGGAATGGAAGTTTTTACCCCTGTTACAATAATAGAAACACCTCCGCTCACAGTGATGGGTATAAGAGCATATGAAAGAACAAGTAGGGGACTTAAAACATTGACTGATGTTTTGGCGGATGATTTAAAGGAAGACCTTGAAAGAAGGATTAATTTACCTAAAAACTATGATAAAGACAAGGCATTGGATAAAATAGAAGAAAATAAAGATTATATTGAAGAAGTGAGAGTACTTGTGCATACTAATCCAAGATTAGTGACAGGAGTTCCAAAGAAAAAACCTGAAATATTTGAATGTGGATTAGGAGGTAAAGATCCACAAGAAAAATTGGAATATGCATTGGAGCTACTAGGTAAAGATGTGAAAATTAGTGAAATATTTTCAGAAGGAGAATACGTTGATACAATAGCTGTTACAAAAGGAAAAGGATTTCAAGGACCAGTTAAAAGATGGGGAATAAAAATTCAAAATGCTAAAACTGCCAGAAGTGGTAAAGGCAGACATATAGGATCATTAGGTCCATGGACGCCTTCAAGAACTATGTGGAGAGTTCCACAAGCAGGACAGACAGGTTACCATAGAAGAACTGAATATAATAAAATGATAATGAAAATAGGTACTTCAGATGAAGTTGAAAAAATAAATCCAAAAGGAGGATTCATTAGATACGGACTAGTAAGAAATGATTATTTATTAGTTAAAGGCTCTGTTCCCGGGCCAACAAAAAGATTAATAATGTTAAGAAAAGCTATAAGACCAAAAGTGAGACAAGAAAAACCTCCTGAGATAACTTATATCCATAAAGCTTCTTAG